AGGACAGATGTGAAATCTCTTTATCGAGGGCAGGGCACACGCCGCTTATTCACTACAGGGCCGGTAAGGCTGAAAATGTAACCCCTGTGGGACTTGGCGTAGGGCTTCGTGACGGAGGGATCTTCGACAAGGTTTTGGAAGAGATGGTAGTTACGACAGAGCCGGGAGACGTGCTTGTATTCTACACTGACGGGCTGACAGAGGCGATGGACAGGAACCGGAATTTTTTCGGGGAAGAAAGGCTGATGAAGGTAATAGAAAAAAATGCCCACTTAAGTGCGTCTTTAATACAGGAGAACATCATAAAGGAGCTGGACCGGTTCCGCGACAGCACCATTCCGGGTGACGACACGACGCTTGTAATAATGAAGAGGTCAAGCTCTGCCGGGAAAAGCGGTGCAGTTTTAATTTAAGTCTACTAGAACATCAGTGTCCAGAGCACGTAGTCGAGTATAAGAATAAGTGCCGCTGAAAGTACAAAGGATCTGATAGTTGAAAGCCCCACTCCTTCTGCTCCTCCTTCGGTTCTGAAGCCTATATGGCATCCCAGAAGAGCCGTAACGCCGCCGAAGATGACGGTTTTAATTAGTCCGAAAAGGAAATCCCCGAATACAAAATATCTTTTCACCGACTGGAAGAATACGGCAAAAGAGACGCCGAGGAAGAAGTTGGATATTACGTAGGCGCCAAGGACGGCGATGACGTCGGCAAAGACTACAAGGACGGGCATCATGACTATAGATGCCACGAAGCGCGGCATTGCAAGATAGCGCACCGGGCTGATAGCCATTGTCTCTAAGGCATCAATCTGTTCTGTAACCTTCATAGAGCCCAGTTCGGCAGCAATTGAGGCTCCCACGCGTCCGGCAATTACGATTGCAGTAAGCACGGGGCCGAGTTCAGTAATAATTGCGCGGCTGGTTGCAGTTCCCAGGAATGACAAGGGTGCTACACCGCTTAGCTGGTAGGCGGCCTGCCAGGCTGCCACGGCGCCGGTAAAAGTTGCAATTATGAGTACAAGGGGAAGGGAATTTACTCCGATATGTTCCATCTGGAAGAGCACCAGGTGACGGTTTCTGAAGATGGCCGGGAAATACCTTATAATTCCAAAGAGGAGGTTAAAAAACTGTCCCAGCTCCTGGAAAAAGTCCAGAATTTTCTTACCCAGATTTCCTGCAAAATTCTTAAACACCTTATTCCCTTTTTTTCCAGCAAATTTACTTAAAAAAACTAAAACTAAAAAGCAGCAGTCTCAGTTTCAGATGTTCTTTCTACTTCCAATACTTCACCACTTCGACAGGTCCTGCGACTTACTACCGCTCGAAACATATTCTTACCGCTGGTTACATTTCGGATGACTTTACGCTAAAACGCTTTAATTTATAAGAAAAAGAGGGCGAAATTCCTTCTCCTTCTGTCTTAAGAAAAAGTTGAAGACTTCAAGCCAAATTAAAAGAAGCGTTAAAAAACGGGAACCGGATGAAAAACAATATTTCAGAAACTGAACTGGCCAGGCTGATCAGTGATGATGCAATGAGCTTCAGGAACCGCATTATGCTATTCAGAGTGCACTGGCTTACCATACTTATGATTACAGTTCTTGTGACATTCCTGGCGGGAATATATGCCGTGAGGGCTCCCGATGTTTATTCCTCAATTACCATGCTCAGGGTATCAAAACCGCAGGGCAATATACTGGAAGCTCCCCTGATTGCAGAGTTCTCCGATCAAAAGTCGACTTTTGTGGAAAATGAAATTGAGGTCCTGAAAAGCTATTCCGTACGCGAGAAGGTTGCTCATCTGCTTATTGATTCGCTGAAGAATAACCGGTTCCCGGAGTACTATGTAATATTCAGTCATGATGGGCAGATAAAATCCGCCAGGCCTGCCCTCCGCCCGGTCTATGAAATAGTAAAGACGCTCAGCAAGGTTGTCAGTATTGAACAGAAGAATAACCTGGAGATAATAAACATTTCGGCTGAATCAGTTTCCGCATATGAGGCTGCGCTGATAGCAAATATTTACGCCAAGGTTTATCACGACATGAACCTGGGGTTCAACCGCCAACAGACGATGAATGTAAGAGAGTTTCTGGAAAATCAAAGCGAAGATAAACATAAAAAGCTCCTGGAAGCAGAAAACGCAATGAAAGATTACCAGGAAAAAGGAGGCATTGTGGCACTTGATGCGCAGTCCAACGCGCTCATCGGCCAGCTGACCGACTATGAATCCAGAAAAAACGCAGCAAAAATTGAGCTGACGGTTGTAGAAAAGACGCTTGGTGATTATAAAAAAGAACTTGCCAGGCAGGAGCCCCGCATAAAGGATTATCTCGACAAGTACGCGATTGAACCATACCTGGAGGAGCTCCAGAAACAGATTGCGCAGTATGAGGTGAAGAAGGACATTGCGCTCAATAACGGGACAGACAACAGCCGGGCAGAAGTGATTAACAGCTACAACATGAAAATTGACCAGCTGAAGGAAAGCCGCGACAAGAAGCTTGAGATATTCAAGGCAGGCATGCTTGCCTTAAGCAGTGATGAAGTCAAGCAGCTTGTCCAGAAGGTGCTGGATGCAGAAGTAAAGTACCACGGGCTTTCTGCTTCATACAATGTTATTAATTCAATAGTGAGGAATTATGAATCGGAGTTTGACGCGCTGCCCAAAAGGACGATTGACCTGGCAAGGCTTGAAAGGGAAAAGAGGGAATCTGAAAAACTGTACCTTCTTATACAGGAGAAGTACCAGGAGGCATTGATAAATGAGCAGTCGACTCCGGGCAATGTTCTTATTATAGACCCAGCCAGAATCCCTATGGAAGCATCCAGGCCGAACAGAAAAGTCATACTGCTGGTGGGTATAATGTCGGGCCTCCTTTTGGGATCAGGGTTTGTCGTGATAAGGAATATTTTTGACAAAACCGTAAAGACACCCGAAGACATAGAGAGGTTAAATATAAACCTGATAGGCTGGGTTCCCCGCTTTGAATACATCCCGGGCGGCGGGGAGAACGCTTCTGAATTTATAGTGCATTATAAACCGAACTCAGTTCCAAGCGAGGCTTACAGGGCCTTAAGGACAAGGATTCAGTTCTCAAGGGTTAACTGGAACTCAATCAGGACAATCCTGATTACTTCCAGCTCACCGCAGGAAGGAAAGACGACATCTTCAGTAAACATTGCCGGAAGCTTTGCGCAGGCGGGGAAAAGGACAGTAATAATTGACTGTGATCTGAGGAAGCCAAGAGTGCACAAGGTGTTAAATCAGTTCAAGGCGCCGGGACTGGTGGAATACATATTTGAAAAGGCGTCATACGAAGATATAGTAAGAAAAACTGAAACAGAAGACCTTTTCCTAATCCCGGCAGGGACAATTCCTACAAACCCTTCGGAAATACTGGCCTCGGCACAGTTCATGGGTCTGATTGAAAAGCTGAAGGAGGATTTTGAAATAATTGTAATTGATTCGCCTCCCATACTGGCAGTAACCGATGCTGAAATTTTGTCGCGGATTGCAGATCTGTCGCTTTTAGTGGCAGCCGCGGAAATCACTGAAATTGATGTAATGAAAAGAGCCGCTGAACTTCTGCAGCATGAGCAGGGCACATTTATAGGCATACTCCTTAACAATTTTATTTATAAAAACGGCTACGGCAGCTACTATAAAAACTATTACTATTACCAGAGCCCGGTGAGGGACAAAAAAGAAAGGCTGCTGACCTTCAGCAGGCATTAAATAAAGAGTTAAGTTAACCGGAAAACAAAAACTGACAAACTAAAACTGAAAAACTAAAACTGACCAACAAAAATGCACGACTATAAGGGTACATACGGACTTGATAAGATTGCCGCTTATTCCACAATAGAAGATCTAAAAAGATCAGGCGGCAGCGTGAGCTATCCAAAGATTTCCGGCAGGAGAATCCTGGTTACAGGCGGAGCGGGCTTCATAGGTTCAAACATGTTGGAGGACTTCCTGAAAAATGACAATGAGGTTGTCTGCCTGGACAATTTTTCAACAGGCAAGGTTGAAAACATTAAGGAATTTCTCTCATGCCCGAAGTTTCACCTCGCAATAGGGGATATCCGTAACATTCAGGACTGCAGAAAAGCAGTTGACGGAGTGGATGTGATATTTCATGAAGCGGCATTGGGATCGGTGCCAAGGTCGCTTCAGGATCCGATTACCTCAAATGAGGTGAATGTAAGCGGGTTTCTGAATATGCTGGTAGCGGCCAAAGACGCAAATGTGAGGCGTTTTATATATGCAGCAAGTTCATCGGCTTATGGCGACTCGCAGGCTCTTCCTAAGGTTGAGTCTTCTATAGGCAAGCCGGTCTCTCCTTACGCTGTTACAAAATATACAAATGAATTATATGCTCATGTCTTCGGGCTGCATTATGGCATGGAGATAATAGGGCTGAGGTATTTTAACGTATTCGGCCCGAAGCAGAATCCCGAAGGAGCATATGCTGCCGTGATACCAAAGTTTACTGCACTGCTGATGTCGCACAAGGCGCCAATGGTCAACGGCGACGGCAATATTTCGCGTGATTTTACGTATGTGGAAAATGTTATTCAGATGAATCACCTGGCTGCAGTGTGCAAAAATGAGGATGCATTTGGAGAGGTATTTAATACTGCGGCGGGGGAGCGCAACAGCCTGAACTCACTTATTAAATATCTCAGGGAGTACCTGAGCCGTTATGACCCCGGGGTTGCAGGTGTAGATGCGTGCTATGGGCCCATGCGCAGCGGGGACATACAGCACTCATTTGCATCGATTGAAAAAGCAGAAAAAATACTGGGCTACAAGCCTCAGTTTAATTTTGAACAGGGATTAAAACTATCAATAGAATGGTATTGGAAAAATCTTTCACACTAAAAGAAAATTTTATATGGACACTTTTGGGAAATGTTTTTTATGCATTTACCCAGTGGCTGATACTGCTTATACTGGCCAGGAAAGGAAACCCGGCAATGGTTGGGCAGTTTGCCCTTGCAATGGCCTTGACCGCTCCTGTCATTTTGTTCTCAAATCTCAAGCTGCGGGATGTACAGGCAACTGACGTTAGTAATCAATTTGAGTTTAAGCACTATTTTACTCTGAGAGCCTGGACGGTGCTGGCGGCTCTCTTGATGGTTGCAGTAATCAGCCTTTGGGGAAATTACCAGACGGATACAGTTTCCATAATACTTATGGTTGCGTGCATCAAAGGGGTTGAGTCAATTAGCGACATTGTCTACGGGAGACACCAGCAGAAGGAAAATATGAGGCTTATATCATTGTCGCTATTCTTAAGGGGAGCAATTTCGGCTTTGGCTTTTTATCTGGCAATGAAATTTTCAGGCTCCCTTCTCTGGAGCTGTACGGGGCTATTGCTGGTGAGGCTCGGTGTACTTATTCTTTACGACTTCAAAAGCATCGGTATCAAAGCGGAACTACTTAAAGCTGCTGACAAAATTTCTTTTACGGCAAAGTCAATGATGAAGGGGATAAAAGACAGAAAAGCATCTGAACTTCTGCGCAGGTCTTTCCCTCTTGGGTTTGCAGCCCTGGCGGTCTCTCTTGTGCCGAATATACCGAACTACGTTTTGGAAAGATACCATGGTGAATATGAGCTTGGAGTGTTTTCTTCACTGATGTATCTGCAGGTAATTGGAAACACACTCGTAATGGCTTTAGGGCAGGCTGCAAGCCCCAGGCTTTCCAGGTTATTTGACCGTGGGAATACATTTCAGTTTACCGGGTTTTTTATACGGCTTCTCTCGGGAGCGGCTGCTTTGGGGATTCTGGGTATTGCGGCTGCCGGATTATTTGGAGAAAGTATACTTGATCTGCTGCTTGGTAAAATATACACCTCACATAATGACTTGTTTATTCTTGTTATGATCTCAGGCGGAATATCTTACGTCGTTTCATTTACAAGCTTTGCACTGTTATCAATAAAAAGATACCAGGCCCAGCTATGGATAAATATTACCGTTTTGGTTTTTTCAATCATAATAAGTTTTGCGCTGATAAGCCAAAGGGGAGCCTTGGGTGCTGCATACAGCCTCATCTTTACAATGCTCATGCAGGCAATTCTCAATATGTCGGTTGTGTTTTACGAAATTTACAAAGAGCATAACATTAGGCTGATAAGAAATGGAATACGTTTATAACAGCATTAAGAGCGGCATAAAAAAAGATAAATATACCAACTATTCAGTCAGCCTTGCTGCAGTGTATGTTATTATACTGTCGGCTTTGGTGCTGGACAGGAGGTTCGACCACTGGTTTTTAATACCGGTGGGGCTTGCAGGCATCCTTTCCGGAGCTGATGCGGTCAAATGGTTCCGGCAGAAGGATTCCATTTTTGACGTGGAAGGCATAGTTGGAATTATAGGATTTCATTTCTTTTTCCTGGCGCCCATGATGCATGTTTACTTTGATTACTGGATGAAGACAATCGACAGGCCGCAGGACTGGCGCGACTGGCTTGGGGGTATGGCTATAGTTAATTCTGTAGGGCTGATGTTTTACGGGTATGCAAAGGACAGGGTGCAGAGGAGGTTTTCTCATTCAAAAAGTTTCTGGGCCCTTAATGCCGGAGTGTTCCATCCGCTGGCGGCCTCACTGCTTATAATCAGCTTTGGGCTGCAGGTGTGGGTTTTTATCAGACAGGGAGGCCTCCTGGGTTATATAATGGCATTCTCTAAAAATGAAGGGGCATTTGAAGGGATGGGATGGATCTTTATGATCTCCGAGAGTTTCCCGATCCTGTTTTTGCTTTATGTGGTATTTCTTCTAAAAGAAAGAAAGATCAGCAGCTCATGGATAATAGTCATTCTGATGTGCGTCTTTTTTGCCCTCAAGATGATCTTCGGGGGCCTCAGGGGAAGCAGGAGCAATACCATCTGGGGCTTGTTCTGGGCAATAGGGATAATTGACCTCTGGTTAAAGAAAGTGTCCAAAAGAGCGATCCTGATCTTTGCATTATTTATCCTTGCCTTCATGTACATTTATGGGTTTTACAAACAGGGGGGAATAGAGGCCGCAGGAATTTTAAGGGAGGATAAAAGCCGTTCCCGCTTTGAGCAGACGTATAACAGGTCGTTTGAAGCTGTACTGCTGGGTGACTTTGCAAGAAGCGATGTTCAGGCGTACCTGCTTTACCGGCTGAGTAAAAACAGTACCGGTTATGAATACGCCTATGGAAGGACGTATCTAGGCGCCCTTTCCTTAATAGTTCCCAAGGGCATCTGGAAAGACAGGCCGCTTACAAAAGTAAAAGAGGGGGAGGAAATTCAGGGAGGTATCGGAGCCAGCCGAATATACGGCCTTGCCGGTGAGGCAATGCTGAACTTTGGTCCTTTTGCAGCAGTGTTCTTCTTCGTGATAT
The DNA window shown above is from Ignavibacteria bacterium and carries:
- a CDS encoding lipopolysaccharide biosynthesis protein; translated protein: MEKSFTLKENFIWTLLGNVFYAFTQWLILLILARKGNPAMVGQFALAMALTAPVILFSNLKLRDVQATDVSNQFEFKHYFTLRAWTVLAALLMVAVISLWGNYQTDTVSIILMVACIKGVESISDIVYGRHQQKENMRLISLSLFLRGAISALAFYLAMKFSGSLLWSCTGLLLVRLGVLILYDFKSIGIKAELLKAADKISFTAKSMMKGIKDRKASELLRRSFPLGFAALAVSLVPNIPNYVLERYHGEYELGVFSSLMYLQVIGNTLVMALGQAASPRLSRLFDRGNTFQFTGFFIRLLSGAAALGILGIAAAGLFGESILDLLLGKIYTSHNDLFILVMISGGISYVVSFTSFALLSIKRYQAQLWINITVLVFSIIISFALISQRGALGAAYSLIFTMLMQAILNMSVVFYEIYKEHNIRLIRNGIRL
- a CDS encoding ABC transporter permease, coding for MFKNFAGNLGKKILDFFQELGQFFNLLFGIIRYFPAIFRNRHLVLFQMEHIGVNSLPLVLIIATFTGAVAAWQAAYQLSGVAPLSFLGTATSRAIITELGPVLTAIVIAGRVGASIAAELGSMKVTEQIDALETMAISPVRYLAMPRFVASIVMMPVLVVFADVIAVLGAYVISNFFLGVSFAVFFQSVKRYFVFGDFLFGLIKTVIFGGVTALLGCHIGFRTEGGAEGVGLSTIRSFVLSAALILILDYVLWTLMF
- a CDS encoding polysaccharide biosynthesis tyrosine autokinase produces the protein MKNNISETELARLISDDAMSFRNRIMLFRVHWLTILMITVLVTFLAGIYAVRAPDVYSSITMLRVSKPQGNILEAPLIAEFSDQKSTFVENEIEVLKSYSVREKVAHLLIDSLKNNRFPEYYVIFSHDGQIKSARPALRPVYEIVKTLSKVVSIEQKNNLEIINISAESVSAYEAALIANIYAKVYHDMNLGFNRQQTMNVREFLENQSEDKHKKLLEAENAMKDYQEKGGIVALDAQSNALIGQLTDYESRKNAAKIELTVVEKTLGDYKKELARQEPRIKDYLDKYAIEPYLEELQKQIAQYEVKKDIALNNGTDNSRAEVINSYNMKIDQLKESRDKKLEIFKAGMLALSSDEVKQLVQKVLDAEVKYHGLSASYNVINSIVRNYESEFDALPKRTIDLARLEREKRESEKLYLLIQEKYQEALINEQSTPGNVLIIDPARIPMEASRPNRKVILLVGIMSGLLLGSGFVVIRNIFDKTVKTPEDIERLNINLIGWVPRFEYIPGGGENASEFIVHYKPNSVPSEAYRALRTRIQFSRVNWNSIRTILITSSSPQEGKTTSSVNIAGSFAQAGKRTVIIDCDLRKPRVHKVLNQFKAPGLVEYIFEKASYEDIVRKTETEDLFLIPAGTIPTNPSEILASAQFMGLIEKLKEDFEIIVIDSPPILAVTDAEILSRIADLSLLVAAAEITEIDVMKRAAELLQHEQGTFIGILLNNFIYKNGYGSYYKNYYYYQSPVRDKKERLLTFSRH
- a CDS encoding SDR family oxidoreductase, giving the protein MHDYKGTYGLDKIAAYSTIEDLKRSGGSVSYPKISGRRILVTGGAGFIGSNMLEDFLKNDNEVVCLDNFSTGKVENIKEFLSCPKFHLAIGDIRNIQDCRKAVDGVDVIFHEAALGSVPRSLQDPITSNEVNVSGFLNMLVAAKDANVRRFIYAASSSAYGDSQALPKVESSIGKPVSPYAVTKYTNELYAHVFGLHYGMEIIGLRYFNVFGPKQNPEGAYAAVIPKFTALLMSHKAPMVNGDGNISRDFTYVENVIQMNHLAAVCKNEDAFGEVFNTAAGERNSLNSLIKYLREYLSRYDPGVAGVDACYGPMRSGDIQHSFASIEKAEKILGYKPQFNFEQGLKLSIEWYWKNLSH